Proteins from one Coffea arabica cultivar ET-39 chromosome 8c, Coffea Arabica ET-39 HiFi, whole genome shotgun sequence genomic window:
- the LOC113706729 gene encoding G-protein coupled receptor 1-like, with protein sequence MATVQAVMGNLSASDRRILTAVNTGASTFSFIGSGFIVLCYLLFKELRKFSFKLVFFLALSDMLCSFFSIIGDPSKGFFCYAQGYTTHFFCVASFLWTTTIAFTLHRTVVRHKTDVEDLEPMFHLYVWGTSGVVTVIRSISNDHGHISHIGAWCWAQTGRTGKAVHFITFYAPLWGAILFNAVTYFQVIRMLKNATRMAAGMSERIFQFDSRPDVKVACISFDHSLKHTQYFFFVFNDIIKAEIFGCSHYCP encoded by the exons ATGGCGACGGTGCAGGCAGTAATGGGGAATCTGTCGGCGAGTGATCGGCGAATACTAACGGCGGTCAACACCGGAGCCTCCACCTTCTCATTTATCGGTTCCGGATTCATAGTGCTCTGCTATTTGCTCTTCAAAGAGCTCCGCAAGTTCTCCTTCAAACTCGTCTTCTTCCTCGCCCTCTCC GACATGCTGTGTAGCTTCTTCAGCATAATAGG GGATCCATCAAAGGGATTTTTCTGTTATGCTCAAGGCTATACCACACATTTCTTTTGTGTGGCTTCTTTTTTGTGGACAACAACAATTGCTTTTACACTTCATCGAACCGTTGTTAGACATAAAACAGATGTGGAAGATTTAGAGCCCATGTTTCATTTGTATGTTTGGG GAACTTCAGGAGTTGTGACTGTAATACGCTCTATCAGCAATGACCATGGGCATATAAGTCATATAGGAGCATGGTGCTGGGCCCAAACAGGACGTACAGGGAAG GCGGTTCACTTTATAACATTTTATGCTCCTCTTTGGGGTGCAATTCTTTTTAATGCTGTCACCTATTTCCAAGTAATACGCATGTTAAAAAATGCAACCCGT ATGGCAGCTGGCATGTCGGAGAGGATATTCCAGTTTGATTCACGGCCAGATGTAAAGGTAGCCTGCATTTCCTTTGATCATTCTTTGAAGCATacgcaatattttttttttgtttttaatgatATCATAAAAGCGGAAATATTTGGTTGTAGTCATTATTGCCCATGA
- the LOC113707211 gene encoding uncharacterized protein codes for MVASCLSIVTLYGGFLHRCISAAGLASQATNIDDQTTMHFWGPTPKTFSPTKPSLILIHGFGPHGVWQWRQQISYFAHKYNLYVPDLVFFGDSATKSPERSEVFQAVCVGKMLERIGVDRYSVVGTSYGGFVAYHLASMWAERVEKVVIASSGVNLRRKDNEELLKRAKQERIEDLMLPANSAQLRTLLSLSVFRRPYAPDFLLNDFLEKLYSENRKEKMELLKGLTLGRDDKVNITPLKQEVLVVWGDHDQIFLLEKAYELKKCLGEKARLEIINKTSHVPQLERARQFNKIINNFLCGLS; via the exons ATGGTGGCTTCTTGTTTAAGCATAGTCACCCTCTACGGCGGCTTTCTCCACCGGTGCATCTCCGCGGCCGGTTTAGCCTCTCAAGCAACAAACATCGACGACCAAACCACCATGCATTTTTGGGGTCCGACGCCAAAAACCTTTTCTCCCACTAAACCTTCATTGATCCTGATTCACGGGTTCGGCCCACACGGGGTCTGGCAATGGCGCCAGCAGATCAGCTACTTCGCGCACAAATACAACCTTTACGTCCCCGACCTCGTATTCTTCGGGGACTCGGCCACCAAGTCCCCCGAAAGGTCCGAGGTTTTCCAAGCTGTCTGTGTCGGCAAAATGCTGGAAAGGATTGGCGTTGATCGCTACTCCGTTGTAGGGACCAGTTACGGGGGGTTCGTGGCGTACCACCTGGCGTCCATGTGGGCTGAACGGGTGGAGAAAGTGGTGATCGCGAGCTCAGGGGTTAACTTGAGGAGGAAAGATAATGAGGAGCTTCTGAAGAGGGCCAAGCAGGAGAGGATTGAGGACCTGATGCTGCCAGCAAATTCCGCGCAGTTAAGGACTCTGTTGAGTTTGTCAGTTTTCAGGCGTCCGTACGCCCCAGATTTCTTATTAAATGATTTCTTGGAG AAATTATACAGTGAGAACAGGAAGGAGAAGATGGAGCTCTTAAAGGGATTGACTCTTGGACGAGATGACAAAGTAAACATAACCCCTCTTAAACAG GAAGTTTTAGTTGTTTGGGGAGACCATGACCAGATATTTTTGTTGGAGAAAGCATATGAGCTCAAGAA GTGTCTGGGAGAGAAGGCAAGATTGGAGATCATAAATAAAACCTCGCATGTGCCTCAACTAGAACGAGCTCGGCAGTTCAACAAAATTATTAACAACTTCTTATGCGGGTTGTCATGA